Proteins encoded in a region of the Fusarium falciforme chromosome 6, complete sequence genome:
- a CDS encoding Pre-mRNA polyadenylation factor FIP1, producing the protein MVANMDIDEDDDLYVPEEPKAQGATPDDKPKADDLEEGEEEDEGAAMDEDDDDSDIDIITERKDGSKPAPPSQSKYSDIRNIPQRSASNDSPSQSAPVKKEGESRQSSSVNVAAPSADKTSAAASKSTIDVNAIPVHAASGKPITQVNIDEDLPENDKPWRKPGTDISDYFNYGFDEFTWALYAAKQEAVRGEFGADVFAQNNKKMMDEFNMMMMGGMAMPGGGSGGNSAAGMPGMDGMPPEMQAMMQQMMASGMDPSQMDPSQMNAMFAGMQNAGGAGGQGSQGGQGGNFGGGFGGNQSNFGYEQNMSGGGGGGGRGGFGGGRGRRGRW; encoded by the exons ATGGTCGCCAACATGGAtatcgacgaggacgacgatcTCTACGTGCCTGAGGAGCCCAAGGCCCAGGGCGCAACCCCAGACGACAAGCCCAAGGCAGATGATCTTGAAGAaggtgaagaggaagatgagggtgCGGccatggacgaggatgatgacgactcA GATATTGATATCATCACCGAACGAAAAGATGGCTCCAAACCAGCTCCTCCTTC CCAATCCAAATATAGCGATATTCGGAATATTCCTCAAAGATCAGCCTCGAATGACTCGCCGTCACAATCAGCACCTGTCAAGAAGGAAGGCGAGTCGCGACAATCCAGCTCGGTCAACGTTGCTGCGCCCAGCGCCGACAAGACCTCAGCCGCTGCCTCAAAATCCACGATAGACGTCAACGCGATTCCTGTTCACGCTGCTTCAGGGAAGCCCATCACGCAGGTTAACATTGACGAAG ATCTCCCAGAAAACGACAAGCCGTGGCGTAAGCCTGGTACGGACATCAGCGACTACTTCAACTACGGCTTTGACGAGTTTACCTGGGCACTCTACGCCGCCAAGCAAGAGGCAGTTCGAGGCGAATTCGGCGCCGATGTTTTTGCCCAGAACAataagaagatgatggacgAGTTcaacatgatgatgatgggcggCATGGCCATGCCAGGTGGTGGTAGCGGCGGCAACTCGGCTGCTGGTATGCCCGGAATGGATGGCATGCCCCCTGAGATGCAGGCAATGATGCAGCagatgatggcctcgggcATGGATCCAAGTCAGATGGACCCCAGCCAGATGAATGCCATGTTTGCCGGTATGCAAAATGCTGGTGGTGCTGGAGGACAAGGCAGCCAAGGAGGCCAGGGAGGCAACTTTGGAGGTGGCTTCGGCGGGAACCAGAGCAACTTTGGATACGAACAGAACATGTCAggcggaggtggaggtggaggacgGGGAGGATTCGGCGGAGGTCGTGGACGTCGTGGAAGGTGGTGA
- a CDS encoding MFS domain-containing protein, translated as MSQSAEPGQTGTGDNNPSLSYHWAGRKDAPRESLHNNANELANDAPTTVLQNPLADMTEEELIADASGLCLQKGLLEHIDTFRKAALLAKVINVPQGFESIDALSEVEKEILRYEETHRWRAQPKMLYFLCALCAGCAIVQGMDQTVINGAQSFYFAEFKITRHALIGLTNGAPYASAALIGCWLNAPLNNWFGRRGTIAFSCLFAFVTGIWQAAANTWLCFLLARFTLGLAVGAKSSTTPVYAAECAPKNIRGALTMMWQMWTAFGIMLGFAVSIAFQNLKYPNEFAPWRWMIGSTSLPPLIVGSLVYFLPESPRWYMDKGNFVEAYNSLRRLRKYDLQAARDMYLAWKFLQVEERSKEGHNVFKEFFSVRRNWRAAQSSWFCMLMQQFCGVNVIAYYSTKIFKDAGYTQSQALLISFGGGAINWLFALPAIWTIDTFGRRNLLLSTFPLMSICLFWTGANFYLPEGPVRLGLLATGIYLFMAVYSPGLGPVPFTYSAEAFPLHIRALGMASATSITWAFNFLLSFTWPSMEAAFTTSGAFFWYASWNMFGLVFAYFLLPETKALSLEELDFVFSMRNRDHAKYYVKRLGWYTKKIMGRNPESMPALYRLETTATETEIEVKPSNG; from the exons ATGTCTCAAAGCGCAGAGCCTGGCCAGACAGGCACTGGCGATAATAACCCCAGCCTAAGCTACCACTGGGCAGGCCGAAAGGATGCCCCTCGCGAATCCCTCCACAACAATGCCAACGAACTGGCCAACGATGCCCCAACGACTGTCCTCCAGAACCCGCTGGCTGATATGACCGAAGAAGAACTCATTGCCGATGCCAGCGGCCTGTGTCTGCAAAAGGGTCTACTCGAGCACATCGACACTTTCCGCAAAGCAGCCCTTCTGGCCAAGGTTATCAACGTACCACAAGGGTTCGAGTCGATCGATGCTTTGAGCGAGGTCGAGAAGGAGATTCTCCGCTACGAGGAGACACACCGCTGGAGAGCTCAGCCCAAGATGCTCTACTTCCTTTGTGCTCTGTGTGCGGGATGTGCTATTGTGCAGGGCATGGACCAGACGGTCATCAATGGCGCTCAG AGCTTCTACTTTGCCGAGTTCAAAATCACCAGACATGCGCTGATCGGCCTGACCAATGGTGCTCCCTATGCTTCGGCCGCACTCATCGGATGCTGGCTCAATGCCCCCCTGAACAACTGGTTCGGACGCCGTGGTACCATCGCCTTCTCTTGCCTCTTCGCCTTTGTCACCGGTATCTGGCAGGCCGCTGCCAACACATGGCTctgcttcctcctcgctcgCTTCACGCTCGGTCTCGCTGTCGGTGCCAAGTCAAGCACCACTCCCGTCTATGCTGCCGAATGCGCCCCCAAGAATATCCGTGGAGCCTTGACAATGATGTGGCAAATGTGGACGGCATTTGGCATCATGCTGGGATTTGCTGTCTCGATCGCTTTCCAGAACCTGAAGTATCCTAACGAGTTCGCCCCCTGGCGATGGATGATTGGGTCGACATCCCTTCCACCGCTGATCGTGGGATCCCTTGTTTACTTCCTCCCTGAGAGTCCTCGTTGGTACATGGACAAGGGAAACTTTGTGGAGGCTTATAACTCGCTTAGAAGACTCCGCAAGTATGATTTGCAAGCTGCTCGCGATATGTATCTTGCGTGGAAGTTTCTGCAGGTCGAGGAGCGCTCTAAGGAAGGCCACAACGTATTCAAGGAGTTCTTTAGTGTCAGGAGAAACTGGCGAGCTGCTCAGTCTTCCTGGTTTTGTATGCTGATGCAGCAGTTCTGTGGTG TCAACGTGATTGCGTACTACAGCACCAAGATCTTTAAGGATGCAGGATACACACAGTCGCAGGCTCTGCTGATCTCGTTCGGCGGCGGTGCCATCAACTGGCTCTTTGCGTTGCCGGCAATCTGGACAATCGATACCTTCGGCCGCCGAAACCTTCTCCTATCGACGTTCCCTCTCATGAGCATATGTCTGTTCTGGACTGGCGCAAACTTTTATCTTCCAGAGGGACCTGTTCGCCTGGGGCTTCTTGCGACTGGCATCTACCTGTTTATGGCTGTGTACTCCCCCGGCCTTGGTCCAGTTCCATTCACCTACAGCGCGGAAGCATTTCCACTACACATTCGGGCTCTGGGCATGGCTTCGGCGACATCTATTACGTGGGCCTTTAACTTTCTTCTCAGTTTCACGTGGCCTTCTATGGAGGCTGCCTTCACGACATCAGGTGCCTTCTTCTGGTATGCGTCATGGAACATGTTCGGGCTGGTGTTTGCATACTTCCTCCTTCCGGAAACCAAGGCTCTGTCACTGGAGGAGTTGGACTTTGTCTTTAGCATGCGCAACAGAGACCACGCTAAGTACTACGTCAAGCGACTGGGCTGGTACACAAAGAAGATCATGGGCCGCAACCCCGAGTCCATGCCAGCGCTATACCGATTGGAAACAACTGCGACAGAGACAGAGATAGAGGTCAAGCCAAGCAACGGGTAG
- a CDS encoding DNA-directed RNA polymerase III subunit, producing MSRGGRGGGRGGRGGGRGGRPNVPWDTGEEPDARPSELFPPYVVPTARQLATTEKAAVQHLLLLRRQIHGSPLYTSKRTALNDPTAPRKHYGQAQANARFGVKSKASLDPFTAVPTYSHKFVREERALPDWSNRPVCRELFPSELYDTIDAAATTGGLGVKGFKRRKLELSSISALPSAEEAFGLAGDGEDEMQGKNLLERLQALKEEEGDEIADLDDEEAADEDDQDEVYDDEDAGDYDAENYFDNGDEFGDDYGDDGDGEGTF from the exons ATGTCTCGAGGCGGTCGAGGAGGTGGCCGTGGTGGAAGAGGTGGTGGGCGAGGTGGACGACCTAATGTGCCTTGGGATACGGGTGAAGAACCGGATGCGCGACCTTCAGAGCTATTTCCT CCATATGTCGTTCCGACCGCTAGACAACTCGCGACAACCGAAAAAGCCGCCGTACAACACCTACTCCTCCTCCGGCGACAGATCCACGGCTCTCCTCTATACACCTCAAAGCGCACAGCTCTCAACGACCCGACAGCTCCAAGAAAACACTACGGACAAGCCCAGGCCAATGCCCGCTTCGGCGTCAAGAGCAAGGCCTCGCTCGACCCCTTCACCGCGGTCCCCACCTACTCGCACAAGTTTGTCCGCGAGGAGCGCGCTCTGCCAGACTGGTCCAACCGCCCCGTCTGCCGCGAGCTCTTCCCCAGCGAGCTGTACGACACCATCGACGCGGCTGCGACCACGGGAGGATTGGGCGTCAAGGGCTTCAAGCGCCGGAAGCTTGAgctcagcagcatcagcgCGCTGCCCAGCGCAGAAGAGGCGTTTGGTCTGGCTGGTGACGGTGAAGATGAGATGCAGGGCAAGAACTTGTTAGAGCGTCTACAGGCTCttaaggaggaggaaggcgACGAGATTGCCGATTTAGACGACGAAGAGGCcgcggatgaggatgatcaAGATGAGGTGtacgacgatgaagacgcGGGCGACTACGATGCAGAAAACTACTTTGATAACGGCGACGAGTTTGGAGACGACTACGGAGATGACGGCGATGGAGAAGGGACGTTTTAA
- a CDS encoding Zn(2)-C6 fungal-type domain-containing protein produces MAPSDSLSLAPHGIFFSESLREDDGGSASSQQQEVFAFPVGEAFASGDASGGTAVPPPPPPAAKPEKKRRRPALSCEQCRRRKIRCDRSLPCVNCIKAKISPCTYAPTHIPASRARRTTAGQAGGGDVPARSAPVTSTQGHSPTTNARPGRSPSSVQSSTMGSASGASTVDALAARVRELEQKLAETCHITHPAEDKLVECEQREEEEPAPMKGTVSKTRFFGQSHWMNGADMFPNILNVLRNAEVRKVEPHAIFLKCKTLARAIKAHRLKPISSNNLGKTIPERQLADQLVDAYFRTFEGVVRILHGPTFRAEYERYWQNPDAASEVFVMQLQLCMAIGATVYDDIFSLHSAAMQWVHEVQIWLMLPPEKSRMTIAGIQIMCMLVIAKACCAVGQDLTWVSTGGLIRQAMYMGLHRDPKHLGNMSVYRSEMRRRLWATILELNLQSSYDAGGPPLLSSKHYDTKLPANLNDDQLSDEPDSSRQPTSNPEELTDMSVQLALIKSQPLRLAIIKHVNEFRSKESYPETLRLNSELTKACRTLTETLAALSQAQRRSSRAIFNQFHSALIQMFTYRCFLSLHQPMLARSAEDPTYYYSRKVSLDSSLKLAQICGLATPRYPAAPPGALDPTTCFDRLITNGSGVFRIVPVQTLFSIALEFIKKKEEQRESLGGMPPMGCSELRTVLTAAQEWSQRRLRSTETNIKGYCFMTAGIALAEAIEVGMSQEEIDRVVIDAGAKASMRSYELLKEVAEREGVPLDDNEEGMVPTEASTVESMEGIMDMPFDWMGDLEWDAMGGFPWSKGAVGMPQQMDSVDPSVVSQF; encoded by the exons ATGGCGCCCTCCGACTCTCTGTCGCTTGCCCCTCACGGCATCTTTTTCAGCGAATCGTTACGAGAAGACGATGGAggatctgcttcttctcagcaGCAGGAGGTCTTTGCGTTTCCCGTGGGGGAGGCCTTCGCCTCCGGGGATGCCTCTGGTGGGACCGCCGtgcctccgccgccgccgcccgccgccaagcccgagaagaagcggcggcggccggCACTCTCGTGTGAGCAGTGTCGCCGGAGGAAGATCCGGTGTGACCGGAGCCTTCCGTGTGTCAACTGTATCAAGGCAAAGATCTCACCGTGCACGTACGCTCCGACTCACATCCCGGCTTCACGGGCAAGGAGGACCACTGCGGGCCAAGCCGGGGGCGGAGACGTCCCGGCGAGGTCGGCCCCCGTCACCAGCACTCAAGGGCACTCCCCTACGACCAATGCTCGACCGGGGAGATCCCCTTCTAGTGTTCAGAGTTCAACAATGGGATCTGCCTCAGGGGCATCGACGGTAGATGCCCTAGCTGCGAGGGTACGAGAGCTTGAGCAGAAACTCGCAGAGACTTGTCACATCACACACCCTGCTGAAGACAAATTGGTTGAGTGTGagcagagagaagaggaggaaccgGCACCGATGAAGGGAACTGTATCCAAAACGAGGTTCTTTGGCCAGAGCCATTGGATGAACGGTGCAGACATG TTCCCCAATATCCTCAATGTTCTTCGCAATGCAGAAGTTCGAAAGGTAGAGCCTCACGCCATCTTTCTTAAATGCAAGACCCTTGCTCGCGCCATCAAGGCGCACCGGCTCAAGCCCATCTCATCAAACAACCTGGGCAAGACGATCCCTGAGCGTCAACTCGCCGACCAGCTTGTCGACGCCTACTTCCGCACCTTTGAGGGTGTCGTCCGTATTCTCCATGGGCCTACATTTAGAGCCGAGTATGAACGGTACTGGCAGAATCCCGATGCTGCCAGCGAAGTGTTTGTCATGCAGCTCCAGCTTTGCATGGCCATCGGGGCAACCGTTTACGACGACATCTTTAGCCTCCACTCTGCCGCCATGCAGTGGGTGCATGAGGTTCAGATCTGGCTCATGCTTCCTCCCGAGAAGAGCAGGATGACCATCGCCGGAATCCAGATCATGTGCATGCTGGTCATCGCCAAAGCGTGCTGTGCAGTTGGACAGGACCTCACATGGGTGTCAACGGGAGGCTTGATCAGGCAGGCCATGTACATGGGTCTTCACAGGGACCCGAAGCACCTTGGCAATATGTCTGTTTATCGCTCCGAGATGCGCCGTCGCCTGTGGGCAACTATTCTCGAGCTCAATCTGCAATCCTCCTACGATGCTGGGGGGCCGCCACTTCTCTCCTCGAAGCATTACGATACGAAACTCCCTGCTAACCTCAACGACGACCAACTCAGCGATGAGCCAGACAGCAGCAGACAGCCTACCAGCAACCCGGAGGAGCTAACCGACATGTCGGTCCAGCTGGCACTGATCAAGTCTCAGCCCCTCcgcctcgccatcatcaagcacgTCAACGAGTTCCGGTCCAAGGAGTCGTACCCAGAAACCCTGCGTCTCAATTCTGAGCTGACAAAGGCCTGCCGCACCCTGACAGAGACTCTCGCCGCTCTTTCGCAAGCGCAGAGGCGCAGCTCGAGGGCCATATTCAACCAGTTCCACAGCGCCCTCATCCAGATGTTTACCTACCGCTGCTTCCTATCCCTTCACCAGCCCATGCTCGCCCGCTCCGCTGAGGATCCGACATATTACTACTCGCGCAAAGTTTCGCTCGACTCATCTCTCAAGCTCGCCCAGATCTGTGGTTTGGCGACACCTCGGTACCCTGCTGCACCCCCTGGTGCGCTCGACCCGACGACGTGCTTCGACAGGCTCATCACCAACGGTTCAGGGGTCTTTCGTATTGTCCCCGTGCAGACACTCTTCTCCATTGCCCTCGAattcatcaagaagaaggaggagcaaCGTGAGAGTCTGGGTGGGATGCCTCCCATGGGCTGCAGCGAGCTTCGAACCGTTCTCACTGCTGCTCAGGAATGGTCGCAGCGGCGTCTGCGCTCAACTGAAACCAACATCAAGGGGTACTGCTTCATGACGGCGGGCATAGCCCTGGCCGAGGCCATAGAAGTGGGCATGTCgcaggaggagattgatcGGGTCGTCATCGACGCGGGCGCCAAGGCCAGCATGAGAAGCTATGAGCTGCTCAAGGAGGTTGCGGAGCGTGAAGGCGTGCCCCTGGACGATAACGAAGAGGGGATGGTGCCTACTGAGGCATCGACGGTCGAAAGCATGGAGGGCATAATGGACATGCCGTTTGACTGGATGGGAGACTTGGAATGGGACGCCATGGGTGGGTTCCCTTGGTCAAAGGGCGCTGTGGGTATGCCGCAACAGATGGACTCGGTCGATCCATCTGTTGTCTCGCAGTTCTAG
- a CDS encoding SGL domain-containing protein — MASTRTLFQLSSQPTWFENISIRPNGTILATRLDVPEVWAVDPITSSGSLLFRIPLPKDVPSQALTGICALRPDVFAIGAGIYDMTGDTGAKAGSFSVWLADLTGQEPKVTKVTDTPEIAMINGMATWDENTALVTDCLSGKVYKLDATSGTYNIALEDETMEIPAGAPFQFGINGLKVHRTAEQIYVYYTTTTRYSVYRMPVTHELKSAGPVETLASGVVPDDLVVAHDGTVYVCTNVTNTVARIPSGGGDVVTVAGESKAMTLAGSTACVFGEGEKVLYVATAGGNATPVDGKTEPAKVVEVRLD, encoded by the coding sequence atggcctcAACAAGAACCCTCTTTCAGCTTTCCTCGCAGCCAACATGGTTCGAGAACATCTCCATCCGGCCAAACGGCACCATCTTAGCAACACGTCTTGATGTTCCTGAAGTCTGGGCCGTTGATCCTATCACTTCCTCCGGCTCTCTCCTGTTCCGAATTCCACTCCCCAAAGATGTCCCTTCGCAGGCGCTCACAGGCATCTGCGCCCTGCGTCCAGATGTGTTTGCCATCGGCGCTGGCATCTATGACATGACGGGCGACACAGGAGCCAAGGCGGGTAGCTTCAGTGTGTGGCTCGCAGATTTGACGGGTCAGGAGCCCAAGGTTACCAAGGTGACCGACACACCTGAGATTGCCATGATCAACGGCATGGCAACGTGGGACGAGAACACGGCCCTGGTTACAGACTGTTTGAGCGGCAAGGTGTACAAGCTCGACGCCACATCTGGCACGTACAATATTGCACTGGAAGATGAGACTATGGAGATACCTGCCGGTGCGCCTTTTCAGTTTGGCATCAACGGTCTCAAAGTCCATCGTACGGCCGAGCAGATCTACGTTTACTACACCACTACGACCCGGTACTCGGTGTACCGCATGCCCGTCACACATGAACTAAAGTCTGCAGGTCCCGTGGAGACGCTTGCTTCGGGAGTCGTCCCTGATGACCTCGTCGTGGCACACGATGGAACTGTCTACGTGTGTACCAATGTCACAAACACCGTGGCGCGAATTCCATCAGGTGGAGGGGATGTGGTAACAGTCGCAGGAGAGTCAAAGGCCATGACACTTGCGGGATCGACGGCGTGTGTGTTTGGTGAAGGAGAGAAGGTACTCTACGTTGCCACAGCTGGAGGCAATGCGACTCCTGTAGATGGCAAGACTGAGCCAGCTAAAGTTGTAGAGGTCAGGTTGGACTAG
- a CDS encoding MFS domain-containing protein, with the protein MSAPDNSKPLSGATTPEHDASDTLNDTRPGSEDQKLKKTEENDFPDGGLRAWLVAIGAAGAFFCTLGYTNVFGIFQAYYMFNQMPERSADDIAWIGSIQGFLIFATGAVGGPLFDRFGAWLIRPAAVLYIFAIMMTSICKEYWQFMLAQGVLTGLANGLLMFPALAAVPQWFNANRGAAMGLSIAGSSLGAVVFPIVLSKLLTKTDLGFGWSVRITAFVMLPILAFSAVCIRARLPPRRTRFFLWSSFRQPMYVLLIISLFFGMVGMYVPLFLLPTYAITKGMSESLASYMVAIINGASIFGRVIPGILGDKFGRINTLIAATAATSIIVFCWPEAETNASIIVLAAFFGFCSGAIISGGSVAVTLCTDDPKNIGTYMGVGMALASFSALIGPPVSGAMVDKYDRFEEVSYFAGAMTMFGALVAVAAKWASPKGLLGRT; encoded by the exons ATGTCCGCCCCTGACAACTCCAAGCCCCTCTCAGGAGCAACAACACCAGAACACGATGCGTCAGACACACTAAACGATACCCGTCCAGGATCTGAAGACCAGAAACTCAAAAAAACAGAGGAAAATGACTTTCCTGACGGTGGACTTCGAGCATGGCTTGTTGCAATCGGCGCAGCAGGAGCTTTCTTCTGCACACTTGGATACACCAACGTCTTTGGCATTTTTCAGGCCTACTACATGTTCAACCAGATGCCCGAAAGGAGCGCCGACGACATTGCCTGGATTGGGTCTATTCAAGGCTTTCTCATCTTTGCCACCGGTGCTGTAGGAGGACCGTTATTTGACCGCTTTGGCGCATGG CTCATCCGCCCTGCCGCGGTATTGTACATCTTTGCAATCATGATGACCAGCATCTGCAAAGAATACTGGCAGTTCATGCTCGCCCAAGGCGTTCTAACGGGTCTCGCCAACGGACTCCTCATGTTCccagccctcgccgccgtgcCGCAGTGGTTCAACGCCAATCGCGGCGCCGCCATGGGCCTCTCCATCGCCGGATCCTCGCTCGGAGCTGTCGTCTTCCCTATCGTGCTATCCAAGCTACTCACAAAGACGGACCTGGGTTTCGGCTGGTCGGTCCGCATCACGGCCTTTGTCATGCTGCCCATCCTGGCCTTTTCTGCCGTCTGTATTCGTGCGAGGCTTCCCCCAAGACGCACCCGGTTCTTTCTCTGGAGCTCGTTCAGGCAGCCTATGTATgtgctcctcatcatctcgcTCTTCTTTGGTATGGTTGGCATGTATGTGCCGCTGTTCCTGCTGCCAACTtatgccatcaccaagggcATGAGCGAAAGCTTGGCGAGTTACATGGTGGCTATCATCAATGGGGCGTCCATCTTTGGACGAGTAATTCCTGGTATTCTCGGCGACAAGTTTGGACGCATCAACACCCTCATCGCAGCTACCGCGGCCACGAGCATCATCGTCTTTTGCTGGCCCGAGGCAGAGACCAACGCCtccatcatcgtcctcgcGGCTTTTTTCGGCTTCTGTTCAGGCGCTATCATCTCAGGCGGTTCCGTGGCCGTCACTCTCTGTACAGATGATCCCAAAAACATTGGCACGTACATGGGCGTGGGCATGGCACTGGCCTCGTTCTCAGCTCTGATCGGTCCCCCCGTCAGCGGTGCCATGGTTGACAAGTATGATAGATTTGAGGAGGTGTCTTACTTTGCTGGTGCCATGACCATGTTTGGAGCTTTGGTTGCTGTCGCCGCCAAGTGGGCATCACCAAAGGGGCTCCTCGGAAGGACTTAG
- a CDS encoding Abhydrolase-2 domain-containing protein produces the protein MEDFFISKTDIAEEAAFILARESATRPTDMTDDDHQELDQPEATGFRSVQDPATTPSNSTQGYGPAHVLDHHPDYPHMHTIVFLHGRGSDAEEFAEELMDSSVLSDGRSLQEALPGWRWVFPAARQVWSEVFKEFMPMWFELRDGRDGDGDSEGLKEAVTHVRGILQEERTRLGDGKVILGGISQGGAVGMWTVLSLMGEGNVVDDPGKWLGGFVGSSTWMPLGDDAEKMLDGDHHGDEFVEHMMRSLPQRQSTIPALMGHGVDDAYVDVDLGRQAARILSRVGCSVDWREYTGAEQEGHWFKVPEQMDHIYEFLKSLEAR, from the exons ATGGAGGATTTCTTCATCT CAAAGACTGACATTGCCGAAGAAGCGGCCTTCATTTTGGCCCGTGAAAGCGCCACCCGACCAACCGACATGACAGATGACGATCATCAAGAGCTAGACCAGCCCGAAGCAACCGGCTTCCGCTCGGTCCAAGACCCGGCTACGACGCCGTCGAACTCGACACAGGGATACGGACCGGCGCATGTGCTAGACCACCATCCCGACTATCCCCATATGCATACGATAGTCTTCCTGCATGGCAGAGGCAGTGATGCGGAGGAGTTTGCGGAGGAGTTGATGGACTCGTCTGTCCTATCAGACGGGCGGTCGCTGCAGGAGGCGTTACCGGGTTGGCGGTGGGTTTTCCCCGCTGCAAGGCAAGTCTGGAGCGAAGTGTTTAAAGAGTTTATGCCGATGTGGTTTGAGTTGAGGGACGGcagggatggggatggggattcCGAGGGGTTGAAGGAGGCGGTCACACATGTGAGAGGTATCCTGCAGGAGGAGAGGACGAGATTGGGGGACGGCAAGGTGATTCTGGGGGGCATAAGTCAAGGGGGAGCGGTCGGCATGTGGACGGTGCTGTCATTGATGGGCGAAGggaatgttgttgatgatccGGGGAAATGGCTGGGTGGGTTTGTGGGGAGCAGCACATGGATGCcgcttggagatgatgctgaGAAGATGCTGGATGGAGATCATCACGGCGATGAGTTTGTGGAACACATGATGAGATCACTTCCTCAGCGACAGTCGACCATCCCTGCTCTTATGGGACATGGCGTTGACGATGCTTATGTCGACGTCGACTTAGGACGACAAGCAGCGCGGATCTTGAGTCGAGTTGGGTGCAGTGTTGATTGGCGAGAGTACACAGGTGCAGAGCAAGAGGGTCATTGGTTCAAGGTGCCCGAGCAGATGGACCACATCTACGAGTTTCTGAAAAGCCTGGAAGCGCGGTAA